The proteins below are encoded in one region of Pontibacter deserti:
- a CDS encoding outer membrane protein assembly factor BamB family protein produces MINPLVTSAQEVKQEWARQYMGRVTGDIRPVPIPDTDSTSSIHLAVDADGNSFVTAISFDSLFNRVHIVTAKFSPAGEELWANHYVSPFRAEVNGIAVDSSGNVYIVGSDDAAGFTRGSLLVVKYNGSDGTQLWVKTQSLFPGTRGRRILVDQNGDILTIGFSPIGFRIYFLSKFSSTNGELLWTNNITESGIKNDFDSLLNFEDYVLDINGDVYLTGALHNSASGIDKDVLTIKMSGVTGEQIWRQNFETQQLYRIMGIALDTSGGVYVSASNAAGSAESILLKYNAATGEQYWTSNPVVSGDPVSGIANLVVSSAEELFSSGIIGGTNYILKYNTDTGSIIWSSPHSGTIFKLDTDKTRDVYAISNHPRHIYTLSKYAASTGVNLWEQTGSTALGYSYTTIDFEVNEIGEVAVAGLSTEVSTGLTGVFIAKHETETGTQLWHVRFEDSLNTNDRPTYLTTDGVGNIYVSGMITPFIGGSSRPVTVKYSPEGEELSDDFPGLIEGRNVFDDAGDLYVLGTRVGGDGRTELMIRKVSGDDASVIWTVIKGGGFNTPQFIKADNEGGIFITGTLVHPAQPGLTTIFLQKYNAADGTLLWEVTFSDFFTAAELSSIADIEVDAAGDIYVAGVTAQPMAAMQDVAVIKLSGTDGSRLWKQVYNSGASDRVNELAVDEADGVYILGFTDVDDETRKFYIVKYDSPDGSQLLYQELIFNGSPVIEASSLVADNFGNVYLRGSQLNDQLGSSEHVFKVNTIEPIVSRIGEIQSTIDYILIDGIGGVYVPNLINGDIRVTKYSTDDGSKVWEIIADTDADRPLFTLDKDNNVIIAGAVLNQISGFDFLAIKYSQESGEGEPCYLPLTVQLSLPPHAVQAGETVLSTARFGGYILGDVHNIRWVWGDNTAPVEAYFATGDDHITGEHKYEQAGIYRVSLDFSESCLVPESYDFEEWVVIYDPGAGSVTGGGQINSPQAAFPWMSQQLNAQYSLNIKYNKATDTTPQGQMQLNLRQQGVFRSSNIEWLVVSGDQAVWQGTGTLSGKGNYGFIASGRDAGGTGTDDTGDQLRIRIWDLNAGNTVVYDNFQAAGDIYDMSTAAPNIARGQIIIHGAGVAAKQTAKVNNVTGKQAAFYNYPNIFTDKTTITFSLEQAGNYTLEVYDMKGKLVKTLSTGRAEAGRNYSYELDGSELQKGIYIARLIGDKGSYSIKMVLQR; encoded by the coding sequence TTGATTAATCCTTTAGTAACCTCTGCCCAGGAGGTAAAGCAGGAATGGGCGCGGCAATACATGGGCAGAGTAACTGGTGATATCCGACCTGTGCCTATACCGGATACCGACAGTACAAGTTCTATACATTTAGCTGTTGATGCTGATGGTAACAGTTTTGTAACAGCTATCAGTTTTGACTCTCTTTTTAACAGAGTACATATTGTAACTGCTAAATTCTCGCCGGCAGGTGAGGAGCTATGGGCTAACCACTATGTTAGTCCCTTCAGGGCAGAAGTTAATGGCATAGCAGTTGATTCGTCGGGTAATGTTTATATCGTCGGTTCAGATGATGCTGCTGGGTTTACCCGTGGGTCTTTGCTGGTAGTTAAATACAATGGATCGGATGGAACACAGCTTTGGGTAAAAACCCAGAGTCTATTTCCAGGTACCCGGGGGAGGAGAATTCTGGTTGATCAGAATGGAGATATACTTACTATTGGTTTTTCCCCAATAGGTTTTAGAATTTACTTTTTATCAAAATTCAGTAGTACGAATGGTGAGTTGCTCTGGACAAACAATATCACAGAATCAGGCATAAAGAATGACTTTGATAGTTTACTGAACTTCGAAGATTATGTACTGGATATCAATGGAGATGTGTACTTAACCGGAGCATTACATAATAGTGCATCAGGTATAGACAAGGATGTCTTAACTATAAAAATGAGTGGTGTGACTGGGGAACAAATATGGAGGCAGAACTTTGAAACACAACAGTTATACCGTATTATGGGTATTGCCCTTGATACATCAGGAGGTGTATATGTTTCTGCTAGTAATGCTGCTGGTTCTGCCGAAAGCATTCTGTTAAAGTATAATGCAGCAACTGGTGAGCAGTACTGGACCAGCAATCCTGTAGTTAGCGGAGACCCTGTTTCTGGTATAGCAAATCTTGTAGTTAGTAGCGCTGAAGAATTATTTAGTTCCGGTATTATAGGTGGCACTAATTATATATTAAAGTATAACACTGACACCGGCTCTATTATCTGGTCATCACCTCATAGCGGAACCATCTTTAAGCTGGACACAGATAAGACCAGAGATGTATATGCTATCAGTAATCATCCTCGACATATTTACACCCTCAGTAAATATGCTGCCTCAACGGGAGTAAACTTATGGGAACAAACAGGAAGCACTGCCCTTGGCTATAGTTACACAACCATTGATTTTGAAGTAAATGAGATTGGTGAAGTGGCTGTGGCTGGTCTGAGTACAGAAGTAAGCACTGGTCTAACAGGGGTTTTTATAGCAAAACACGAAACTGAAACCGGAACACAGCTTTGGCATGTAAGATTTGAAGATAGCCTGAATACAAATGACAGACCCACCTACCTCACCACTGATGGTGTTGGAAATATCTATGTGTCTGGCATGATTACGCCATTCATTGGAGGTAGTAGCAGACCAGTTACCGTTAAGTATTCCCCTGAAGGAGAAGAATTGTCAGATGATTTTCCGGGCTTAATAGAAGGAAGAAACGTTTTTGACGACGCAGGTGATTTGTATGTTCTTGGCACGAGGGTTGGCGGAGATGGGCGAACCGAACTAATGATACGAAAGGTTAGCGGAGATGATGCTTCTGTTATCTGGACAGTAATAAAAGGAGGTGGTTTCAATACACCACAATTCATCAAAGCTGATAATGAGGGTGGCATTTTTATTACAGGTACACTAGTACATCCGGCACAGCCAGGGCTAACTACTATCTTCCTGCAAAAGTATAACGCCGCTGATGGTACATTACTTTGGGAAGTAACATTCTCTGATTTTTTTACAGCAGCTGAGCTAAGCAGTATTGCTGATATAGAAGTTGATGCTGCTGGTGATATATATGTGGCAGGCGTAACAGCTCAGCCTATGGCGGCCATGCAAGATGTAGCTGTTATAAAATTAAGCGGAACAGATGGCAGCAGGCTGTGGAAGCAAGTATATAATAGTGGTGCTTCCGATAGAGTTAATGAATTAGCGGTTGATGAAGCAGATGGTGTTTATATTTTAGGCTTCACTGATGTTGACGATGAAACAAGAAAATTTTATATAGTAAAATACGATTCCCCTGATGGAAGCCAATTGCTGTACCAAGAACTGATTTTTAACGGTAGTCCTGTAATTGAGGCAAGCAGTTTAGTAGCTGATAACTTCGGGAATGTTTATTTGAGAGGCTCACAACTTAATGATCAGCTTGGTTCTAGTGAGCATGTTTTTAAGGTAAACACCATTGAGCCTATTGTAAGCAGGATAGGTGAAATACAAAGTACTATTGATTACATTTTAATTGATGGTATTGGAGGAGTTTATGTGCCAAACCTAATTAATGGAGATATCAGAGTTACTAAGTATAGCACCGACGATGGAAGCAAAGTTTGGGAAATTATAGCTGATACTGATGCAGACAGGCCATTGTTTACTTTAGATAAAGATAATAATGTAATTATAGCGGGAGCAGTTCTTAATCAGATTTCTGGGTTTGACTTCCTGGCGATCAAATACAGCCAAGAATCGGGAGAGGGAGAGCCATGTTATTTGCCCCTAACCGTGCAGCTGAGTCTGCCGCCACATGCAGTGCAGGCAGGGGAGACGGTGCTTTCCACGGCCCGCTTCGGCGGCTACATCTTAGGCGATGTCCATAACATCCGCTGGGTGTGGGGCGATAACACTGCGCCGGTGGAAGCGTACTTTGCCACCGGCGACGACCACATCACCGGCGAGCACAAGTATGAGCAGGCCGGCATCTACCGCGTGAGCCTGGACTTTAGCGAAAGCTGCCTGGTGCCTGAAAGCTATGATTTCGAAGAATGGGTGGTGATTTATGATCCAGGCGCAGGCTCGGTGACAGGTGGTGGCCAGATCAATTCTCCGCAAGCTGCTTTCCCTTGGATGAGCCAACAACTTAACGCCCAGTACAGCCTCAACATCAAGTATAACAAAGCCACCGACACCACTCCGCAAGGCCAGATGCAGCTGAACTTAAGACAGCAGGGCGTATTCAGAAGCAGCAATATTGAATGGCTGGTGGTAAGCGGCGACCAGGCTGTGTGGCAAGGTACAGGTACGTTGAGCGGCAAGGGCAACTATGGCTTTATTGCTTCGGGCAGAGATGCGGGCGGTACCGGGACGGATGATACAGGCGATCAGCTGCGCATCCGCATCTGGGATTTGAATGCCGGCAACACCGTGGTGTATGACAACTTCCAGGCAGCCGGAGACATCTATGACATGAGCACTGCTGCGCCAAACATTGCCCGTGGCCAGATCATTATTCATGGAGCAGGGGTGGCAGCTAAACAAACAGCTAAAGTAAACAACGTAACTGGCAAGCAGGCGGCATTTTACAATTACCCGAACATATTTACAGACAAGACAACGATTACTTTCTCACTGGAACAGGCTGGCAACTATACGCTTGAAGTGTATGATATGAAGGGAAAACTAGTTAAGACGCTAAGTACAGGCAGAGCAGAAGCTGGTAGAAATTATAGTTATGAGCTGGATGGTTCAGAACTTCAGAAAGGAATTTATATAGCCAGATTAATAGGAGATAAAGGGTCGTATAGTATAAAGATGGTGCTGCAACGGTAA
- a CDS encoding YbaB/EbfC family nucleoid-associated protein, whose product MFDMMGMMGKMKEVQAKLKEAQENLQHITVSAEAGAGLVKATVNGQRKLLKIEIDESILNANDREMVNDLVVAAVNNAMLTAAERAQEEMKKHTSGLLPNIPGLDLGSFGL is encoded by the coding sequence ATGTTTGATATGATGGGCATGATGGGCAAGATGAAAGAAGTCCAGGCCAAACTGAAAGAAGCTCAAGAAAACTTACAACACATTACTGTATCTGCCGAAGCCGGCGCCGGACTGGTGAAGGCAACGGTAAACGGACAGCGCAAACTCCTGAAGATCGAGATCGACGAGTCGATACTGAATGCAAACGACCGTGAAATGGTAAACGACCTGGTGGTTGCAGCCGTGAACAATGCCATGCTGACCGCTGCAGAGCGTGCGCAGGAAGAAATGAAAAAACATACTTCCGGTCTTTTACCGAATATACCAGGTTTAGATCTCGGCAGCTTTGGCTTATAG
- a CDS encoding glycosyltransferase family 2 protein, which produces MAYSTSRTAIVILNWNGQRYLQQFLPSVLANSSGCEIIVSDNASSDDSILYLEQHFPQVRIIRHTQNYGFCEGYNLALQQVEADYYVLLNSDVEVTPGWVEPIVAMLDADQTIAAVQPKINSQQHPDFLEHAGAAGGLIDTMGYPFCRGRLFETVEEDREQYNDVQEIFWATGACMFVRAELYHKLGGLEPAFFAHMEEIDLCWRAKNAGYKIMYNGHSQVFHVGGGTLHKSNPRKTYLNFRNGLALLYKNLPGSELIPTIVLRILLDWLAAFRMVLAGQTADARAVLDAHADVLRNSSYWRKRRKAQQPKGNFARMTGVYKGSIVWAYFVRQKRTVQEL; this is translated from the coding sequence TTGGCTTATAGTACCAGCCGTACGGCTATTGTTATACTTAACTGGAACGGGCAGCGCTACCTGCAACAATTTCTGCCGTCGGTGCTGGCAAACAGCTCCGGCTGCGAAATTATAGTTTCCGACAATGCCTCTTCCGATGATTCTATACTTTATCTGGAGCAGCATTTTCCGCAGGTTCGCATCATCAGGCACACACAAAACTATGGCTTTTGCGAGGGCTATAACCTGGCGCTGCAGCAGGTAGAGGCCGATTATTATGTGCTGCTGAACTCGGATGTGGAAGTGACGCCGGGTTGGGTAGAGCCTATAGTAGCCATGCTGGATGCCGACCAAACTATAGCCGCTGTTCAGCCAAAGATAAACTCACAGCAGCACCCTGATTTTCTGGAGCACGCCGGGGCCGCCGGTGGCCTGATAGATACCATGGGGTACCCCTTTTGTCGTGGCCGCCTGTTTGAAACCGTGGAAGAAGACCGGGAGCAGTACAACGATGTGCAGGAGATATTCTGGGCGACCGGGGCCTGTATGTTTGTGCGTGCTGAACTATACCATAAACTGGGCGGCCTTGAACCCGCTTTTTTTGCGCACATGGAAGAGATAGACTTGTGCTGGCGCGCCAAAAATGCCGGGTATAAGATCATGTATAACGGGCACAGCCAGGTATTTCATGTGGGTGGCGGCACGTTGCATAAATCGAACCCGCGCAAAACATACCTTAACTTTAGAAACGGGTTGGCGCTGCTTTACAAAAACCTGCCGGGTTCGGAGCTGATACCAACTATAGTTTTAAGAATTCTGCTGGATTGGTTGGCAGCTTTTAGAATGGTGCTGGCCGGGCAAACAGCAGATGCACGCGCCGTGCTGGATGCGCACGCCGATGTGTTGCGCAACAGCAGTTACTGGCGCAAGCGCAGAAAGGCACAACAACCCAAAGGCAATTTTGCCCGGATGACCGGCGTTTACAAAGGCAGTATTGTGTGGGCGTATTTCGTTAGGCAGAAAAGAACCGTGCAGGAACTATAA
- a CDS encoding PspC domain-containing protein, with amino-acid sequence MKRIQYFIESQAFGVCTMLGEKLGIASSSIRLSFIYVSFLTMGSPVLIYLMLAFWMNVQKSLRRERSTVWDL; translated from the coding sequence ATGAAACGAATCCAGTATTTTATAGAGTCTCAGGCTTTTGGCGTGTGCACGATGCTGGGCGAAAAGTTAGGCATCGCCAGCAGTAGCATTCGCCTGTCATTTATTTATGTGTCGTTCCTGACCATGGGCTCGCCGGTACTTATTTACCTGATGCTGGCCTTCTGGATGAACGTGCAAAAGAGTCTTCGTCGCGAGCGAAGCACCGTTTGGGATTTATAG